The Flavobacterium psychrophilum genome includes a region encoding these proteins:
- a CDS encoding transcription elongation factor NusA, whose translation MENLALIDSFSEFKDDKLIDRVTLMAILEDVFRNALKKKYGSDDNFDIIINPDKGDMEIWRNRVVVADGEVEDPNQEISLSEARKIEPDFEVGEDVSEEVKLIQLGRRAILALRQNLISKIHEHDNTNLYKQFKDIIGDIYTAEVHHVRPKAVILVDDEGNEIVLPKEKQIPSDFFRKGDNVRGIIESVELKGNKPQIIMSRTSELFLEKLFEQEIPEVFDGLIMVKKVVRIPGEKAKVAVDSYDDRIDPVGACVGMKGSRIHGIVRELGNENIDVINYTTNTQLYISRALSPAKVSSIKLDETNNRAEVFLKLEEVSKAIGRGGHNIKLAGLLTGYELDVIREGTAAEDEDVELTEFSDEIEGWVIEEFAKIGLDTARSVLNQDVQDLVRRTDLEEETILEVVRILKEEFED comes from the coding sequence ATGGAAAATCTAGCATTAATCGATTCGTTTTCAGAATTTAAGGATGATAAGCTTATAGATAGAGTTACGCTTATGGCTATCCTGGAAGATGTATTCAGGAATGCACTGAAAAAGAAATATGGTTCAGATGATAATTTCGATATCATTATCAACCCTGACAAAGGGGATATGGAAATTTGGAGAAACCGTGTGGTAGTTGCTGATGGTGAGGTGGAAGATCCAAACCAGGAGATATCGCTTTCTGAAGCAAGAAAAATAGAGCCCGATTTTGAAGTGGGTGAAGATGTGTCGGAAGAGGTTAAGCTAATACAGCTTGGTAGAAGAGCGATACTTGCACTTCGTCAAAATCTTATTTCTAAGATACATGAACATGATAATACAAACCTTTATAAGCAGTTTAAAGATATAATTGGTGATATTTATACCGCAGAAGTGCACCATGTTAGACCAAAAGCTGTAATTTTGGTGGATGATGAAGGAAATGAGATAGTTCTTCCGAAAGAAAAACAGATTCCGTCTGACTTTTTCAGGAAGGGAGATAACGTTCGTGGAATTATTGAAAGCGTAGAGCTTAAAGGGAATAAGCCTCAGATCATAATGTCAAGAACATCAGAATTGTTCCTTGAGAAATTATTTGAGCAGGAAATACCTGAAGTTTTTGACGGCCTTATTATGGTTAAGAAAGTTGTAAGGATTCCGGGAGAAAAAGCAAAAGTAGCTGTAGATTCATATGATGACAGGATAGATCCTGTTGGAGCATGTGTTGGTATGAAAGGATCTCGTATCCATGGTATCGTTCGTGAGCTTGGTAATGAGAATATTGATGTTATCAATTATACTACAAATACACAGCTTTACATTTCAAGGGCACTTAGCCCTGCTAAAGTTTCTTCTATTAAACTAGACGAGACAAATAACAGAGCTGAAGTTTTCCTTAAATTGGAGGAAGTTTCTAAAGCAATTGGCCGTGGCGGTCATAATATTAAACTTGCAGGCCTTTTAACAGGTTATGAGCTTGATGTTATCCGTGAAGGAACAGCTGCTGAAGACGAAGACGTTGAATTAACAGAGTTCTCTGACGAAATCGAAGGATGGGTAATAGAGGAGTTTGCTAAAATAGGACTTGATACCGCAAGAAGCGTATTGAACCAGGATGTGCAGGATCTTGTAAGGAGAACCGATCTTGAAGAAGAAACGATACTTGAGGTGGTGAGAATACTAAAAGAAGAGTTTGAAGATTAA
- a CDS encoding hypothetical protein (in Streptococcus pneumoniae this gene was found to be essential; structure determination of the Streptococcus protein shows that it is similar to a number of other proteins) — MTFKEKVADLLNKGLEEHPELFLIELSITGANKIMVTLDGDNGVNLQDCIDISRAIEHNLDREEEDFSLEVASSGATSPLKLPRQFRKNIGRTLSVKTATEQIEAVVTGANEEFFTLEWTAREPKQIGKGKETVSKKAEIPYGDVKEAVVVIKF, encoded by the coding sequence ATGACATTTAAGGAAAAAGTTGCAGACCTGCTTAATAAAGGCCTTGAGGAACACCCAGAGCTGTTTCTTATAGAGCTTTCTATAACCGGTGCAAACAAGATCATGGTAACGCTTGACGGCGATAATGGAGTTAACCTTCAGGACTGTATAGATATCAGCAGGGCGATTGAGCATAATCTTGACAGGGAAGAAGAAGATTTTTCACTGGAAGTGGCTTCATCCGGAGCTACAAGCCCGCTTAAATTGCCAAGGCAGTTTAGAAAAAATATTGGCAGGACCCTGAGCGTTAAAACCGCTACAGAACAAATTGAGGCAGTTGTTACAGGTGCGAATGAAGAATTTTTCACACTGGAGTGGACCGCCCGCGAACCTAAACAAATAGGTAAAGGAAAAGAAACAGTATCCAAAAAGGCAGAAATACCTTATGGAGATGTTAAAGAAGCAGTTGTTGTAATAAAATTTTAA
- a CDS encoding universal stress protein UspA: MKKILVPTDFSDHAEYALKVAAQIARKNNGEIFLFHMLELPSQESDAINEGSDIPEIMFFMQKARERFADLVASPYLEGIKITEAIQFEKAFDGIINNSKKHEIDLIVMGSHGASGFHEMFIGSNTEKVVRTSDVPVLVIKKEQAAFNPAKFVFASDFSDEIKKPFAKVVEFANSFNTQLHLVYINTPNNFKSTHAAEKIIHDFVSQFTLVNGHTSHVYNDVNIEKGVLHFANSVNADLVGMCTHGRQGLAHFFNGSVSEDLVNHAVRPVVTFRI, from the coding sequence ATGAAGAAAATTTTAGTTCCCACCGATTTCTCTGACCATGCAGAATACGCTTTAAAAGTTGCAGCACAAATTGCACGCAAAAATAATGGCGAGATATTCCTATTCCACATGCTGGAATTGCCTAGTCAGGAAAGCGACGCTATTAACGAGGGGAGCGATATTCCGGAAATTATGTTTTTTATGCAGAAAGCGCGCGAGCGTTTTGCAGACCTAGTAGCGTCTCCATATCTTGAAGGTATTAAAATAACAGAAGCGATTCAGTTTGAAAAAGCTTTCGACGGAATTATAAACAACAGCAAAAAACACGAAATAGACCTTATCGTAATGGGCTCTCACGGAGCAAGCGGTTTCCATGAAATGTTTATTGGTTCTAATACAGAAAAAGTTGTTAGAACATCAGACGTTCCTGTCCTTGTAATTAAAAAAGAACAAGCAGCCTTTAACCCTGCAAAATTTGTATTTGCATCTGATTTCTCAGACGAAATAAAAAAACCTTTTGCTAAAGTGGTTGAATTTGCTAACAGCTTCAACACACAGCTTCACCTGGTATACATCAATACACCAAACAACTTTAAATCTACTCACGCAGCAGAAAAAATAATTCACGATTTCGTATCTCAGTTCACCCTTGTAAACGGACACACTTCTCACGTATACAATGATGTAAACATCGAAAAAGGAGTTCTACATTTTGCCAACAGTGTAAACGCAGACCTTGTCGGGATGTGCACACACGGCAGACAAGGGCTTGCACACTTCTTTAACGGAAGCGTTAGCGAAGACCTGGTTAACCATGCCGTTAGACCTGTTGTAACCTTCAGAATCTAA
- a CDS encoding polysaccharide deacetylase, whose product MKSYWVKTRWFIKKVFPGFVWDVPSEQKTVYLTFDDGPIPEITQWVLDILQRHDIKATFFCIGDNIEKHPHIFQKVIDEGHTIGNHTFNHINGWNTPDAAYLQNVEECRLSIIKGVRTDAKLFRPPYGKIKPSQATAVKKMGYKIIMWDVLSADFDTTITPEQCLQNVIKNAANGSVIIFHDSIKAFTNLEYALPRVIEYLKKNGFSFGAIA is encoded by the coding sequence ATGAAATCGTACTGGGTAAAAACGAGATGGTTTATAAAAAAGGTGTTTCCGGGGTTTGTATGGGATGTTCCATCAGAGCAAAAAACCGTGTACCTTACTTTTGACGACGGCCCCATCCCTGAAATTACACAATGGGTTCTTGATATTTTACAGAGACACGATATTAAAGCAACATTCTTTTGTATTGGTGATAATATCGAAAAACATCCTCATATCTTTCAGAAAGTAATTGATGAAGGCCATACCATAGGTAACCATACCTTTAACCACATTAATGGCTGGAACACCCCCGACGCTGCTTATTTACAGAACGTAGAAGAGTGCAGGCTGTCCATTATCAAAGGCGTACGTACCGATGCAAAACTGTTTCGCCCACCATATGGCAAAATAAAGCCATCGCAAGCTACGGCAGTTAAAAAAATGGGATACAAGATAATTATGTGGGATGTTTTAAGTGCCGATTTTGACACCACAATTACGCCAGAGCAATGCCTGCAGAATGTAATAAAAAACGCCGCCAATGGCAGCGTTATAATATTTCATGACAGTATAAAGGCATTCACAAATCTGGAATATGCCTTACCTAGAGTTATTGAATATCTTAAGAAAAATGGATTTAGCTTTGGGGCTATCGCTTAG
- a CDS encoding thioredoxin codes for MSKFGELIHSQVPVLIDFYTEWNEPSVSMHPVIRDVAAALGDRAKVIKIDVDKNQELADALRIKGLPTLMIYKDGQMVWRQSGELDANTIIGLVQEQI; via the coding sequence ATGTCAAAATTCGGAGAACTTATACACTCCCAGGTACCTGTACTAATCGATTTTTATACAGAGTGGAATGAGCCATCTGTATCTATGCATCCTGTTATCAGAGATGTGGCGGCAGCGCTTGGCGACAGGGCCAAAGTCATAAAAATCGATGTGGATAAAAACCAGGAACTGGCCGACGCGCTAAGGATTAAAGGTCTTCCAACGCTTATGATCTATAAAGACGGGCAAATGGTGTGGAGGCAATCAGGCGAGCTTGATGCTAATACTATTATAGGTCTTGTTCAGGAACAGATCTAA
- a CDS encoding phosphoesterase produces the protein MIRWILFFVFVTLVEIYAFQAVRTVTKVKWVHYTYIIVSILIILYIAYQFTQFDRSVGQNKTTLFTLGLLLITFLPKMVVMVVMFGEDVIRIFDGLMREFLGNKNESFLPERRKFVSQAALGLAAIPFLSLLYGMTKGKYNFKVRKQTIFFPDLPDAFDGMTITQISDIHSGSFDDREEIEHAINMINEQKSDIILFTGDIVNTHAEEMYPWIDVFKRIEKAPMGKYSVLGNHDYGEYVTWPTQAEKDKNFADIKDLHRQIDFKLLLNENIRFEKDGQQIVLVGVENWGEGFKQAGDLTKASAGTTPQDFKILMSHDPSHWEYEVKDSPGNYQLTLSGHTHGLQFGIEIPGVIKWSPVQYRYKQWAGLYEKLGRYIYVNRGFGFHAYPGRVGIWPEITVLELKKK, from the coding sequence ATGATCCGTTGGATACTCTTCTTTGTCTTTGTTACCCTTGTTGAAATTTATGCTTTTCAGGCTGTACGAACAGTCACTAAAGTTAAATGGGTACACTATACCTATATTATAGTCTCAATACTAATAATTCTCTATATCGCCTATCAGTTCACGCAGTTCGACAGGAGTGTAGGGCAAAATAAAACTACACTTTTCACACTTGGCCTGCTGCTTATAACCTTCCTTCCTAAAATGGTGGTTATGGTGGTTATGTTTGGTGAAGATGTTATCAGGATATTCGATGGCCTTATGAGGGAGTTCCTCGGGAATAAGAATGAATCTTTCCTGCCCGAAAGGCGAAAGTTTGTAAGCCAGGCAGCACTTGGCCTTGCGGCAATTCCTTTTCTTTCGCTTTTATATGGAATGACAAAAGGGAAGTACAATTTTAAGGTACGAAAGCAAACTATATTTTTTCCTGATCTTCCTGATGCTTTTGACGGAATGACGATCACGCAGATATCCGACATTCACAGCGGAAGTTTTGACGACCGTGAAGAAATTGAGCATGCAATAAACATGATCAACGAGCAAAAGTCGGATATTATTCTTTTCACGGGAGATATTGTAAATACACACGCCGAAGAAATGTACCCTTGGATAGATGTCTTTAAACGCATTGAAAAAGCACCAATGGGTAAATATTCAGTGTTAGGTAACCATGATTACGGCGAATATGTAACATGGCCTACACAGGCAGAAAAGGATAAGAATTTTGCAGATATTAAAGACCTTCACCGCCAGATTGATTTTAAGCTGTTGCTTAATGAAAATATAAGATTCGAAAAAGACGGGCAGCAAATTGTGCTGGTAGGAGTGGAGAATTGGGGCGAAGGCTTTAAACAGGCGGGCGATTTAACAAAAGCGTCTGCCGGAACAACGCCGCAGGACTTTAAAATACTTATGAGCCATGATCCGTCGCATTGGGAATATGAAGTTAAGGATAGTCCGGGTAATTACCAGTTAACCCTTAGCGGACACACTCACGGATTACAGTTTGGTATAGAAATTCCGGGTGTAATTAAATGGAGCCCTGTGCAATATCGTTACAAACAATGGGCAGGCCTTTACGAAAAGCTTGGTCGCTATATTTATGTAAACCGTGGTTTTGGCTTTCATGCCTATCCGGGGCGTGTAGGTATCTGGCCGGAAATTACAGTGTTGGAGCTTAAAAAAAAGTGA
- a CDS encoding HxlR family transcriptional regulator translates to MKDVSHLDHEECRGMILPVRDALDVLNGKWKLPILISLTLRKKRFGEMAKEIPKITDRMLSKELRELELHGLIKRTVYDTIPVVIEYSVTEYGHSLDGVIIELRKWGMQHRQRVIENYNTSD, encoded by the coding sequence ATGAAAGATGTAAGTCACTTAGACCATGAAGAATGCCGCGGGATGATACTCCCCGTGCGTGATGCACTCGATGTATTAAACGGCAAATGGAAACTGCCAATACTTATTTCCCTTACACTGCGTAAGAAACGCTTTGGTGAAATGGCAAAAGAAATACCTAAAATAACCGACAGGATGCTTTCTAAAGAGCTTCGTGAGCTTGAATTACACGGACTTATTAAGCGTACCGTTTACGATACTATACCTGTTGTAATAGAATATTCGGTAACCGAATATGGACATTCGCTGGATGGTGTTATTATCGAATTGCGTAAGTGGGGCATGCAGCACCGCCAGCGTGTAATTGAAAATTATAACACTTCTGACTAA
- a CDS encoding DNA polymerase I: protein MSEQKRLFLLDAYALIFRGYYAFIKNPRINSKGMDTSAIMGFMNSLLDVIKRERPDHLAVAFDKEGSAVRTEMFTAYKANRDETPEAIKIAVPYIQELLKAMHIPVIELAGCEADDLIGTVAKQAEKQGYKVFMVTPDKDFAQLVSENIFMYRPARMGNGIEIWGVPEVLERFEIERPEQVIDFLGMMGDAVDNIPGLPGVGEKTAKKLLKEYGSMENLLANTHELKGKMRENIEANAEKGIMSKKLATIIIDCDVTFNETDYELTKPDTEKVEVLFNELEFRRMAEQFHKLFDEGQEFDSISSQGYSPTKTILKNEQQFSLFDEGAADPNAINTPSGFYNTIENTDHFYQAVQGDMAINFLLRDLLKQTSVSFDTETTGICALTAELVGLSFSWEKGKGFYVPVPADREAAQELVNKFIPFFEDENIEKIGQNLKYDLEILAQYNISVRGKIFDTMIAHYLINPDMRHGMDILAETYLKYSPVPIESLIGKKGKGQKTMRDVELELIKEYAVEDADITLQLKEIFAPMLDETDTRKLFDDIEIPLMPVLASMEQEGINLDTTYLKELSTALSDDIKRLEQKIYETAGEPFNLASPKQLGEVLFDRLKIGGAKQKKTKTGQYATGEEVLSYLALENPFVAEILEWRQLVKLQNTYVDALPLQVEGKTGRVHTDYMQTVAATGRLSSNNPNLQNIPIRTERGRQIRKAFIARNDEYTIVSADYSQIELRIIAALSGDPEMVNAFKNGEDIHASTAAKVFNVALEEVTREQRSHAKTVNFGIVYGVSAFGLSNQTSLSRSESKDLIDAYYKTYPRLKQYINEQVEIAREQGYVQTISGRRRYLKDINSQNQVVRGGAERNAVNAPIQGSAADIIKIAMINIQKRLINENWKSKMLLQVHDELVFDVHNSELEQIKPMIKQEMESAFVLDVPLEVDLGEGRNWLEAH from the coding sequence ATGTCAGAACAAAAACGCCTTTTCCTTTTAGACGCTTACGCGCTTATATTTCGTGGATATTACGCCTTTATAAAAAACCCGAGGATCAACTCCAAAGGCATGGATACATCTGCAATTATGGGGTTCATGAACTCGCTGCTTGATGTTATTAAGCGTGAAAGGCCTGATCATTTAGCTGTAGCTTTTGATAAGGAAGGCAGTGCCGTGCGTACTGAGATGTTTACCGCCTATAAGGCAAACCGCGACGAAACACCTGAGGCTATTAAGATTGCCGTTCCGTATATTCAGGAGCTTTTAAAAGCAATGCACATTCCTGTTATAGAACTTGCAGGCTGTGAAGCCGATGACCTTATTGGTACTGTTGCAAAACAAGCCGAAAAGCAAGGATATAAAGTGTTTATGGTTACACCTGATAAGGATTTTGCTCAATTAGTTAGCGAAAATATATTTATGTACCGCCCTGCCCGTATGGGTAACGGTATAGAAATTTGGGGTGTACCCGAAGTTTTAGAGCGTTTTGAGATTGAACGCCCGGAACAGGTTATTGACTTTTTAGGGATGATGGGGGATGCTGTTGATAACATTCCGGGGTTACCAGGTGTTGGCGAAAAGACAGCCAAAAAATTATTGAAAGAGTACGGCTCTATGGAGAACCTGCTTGCCAATACCCATGAGCTAAAAGGTAAAATGCGTGAAAATATCGAAGCCAATGCCGAAAAAGGCATTATGTCTAAAAAACTGGCAACTATTATAATTGACTGTGATGTTACATTTAACGAAACAGATTATGAACTTACTAAACCTGATACCGAAAAGGTAGAGGTTTTATTTAATGAGCTTGAGTTTCGCCGTATGGCAGAACAGTTTCATAAACTGTTTGACGAAGGCCAGGAATTTGACAGTATCTCTTCTCAGGGCTACTCGCCAACCAAGACTATCCTTAAGAACGAACAGCAGTTTTCTTTGTTTGATGAAGGTGCCGCCGATCCTAATGCGATTAATACACCATCGGGCTTTTACAATACTATTGAAAATACCGACCATTTCTACCAGGCTGTTCAGGGAGATATGGCTATCAACTTCTTACTACGCGACCTGCTAAAACAAACCAGTGTAAGTTTCGATACCGAAACAACAGGCATCTGCGCGCTTACTGCCGAGCTGGTAGGGCTTTCTTTTTCTTGGGAGAAAGGAAAAGGATTTTACGTCCCGGTTCCTGCAGACCGCGAAGCAGCGCAGGAACTGGTAAACAAATTCATTCCGTTTTTTGAGGATGAGAATATAGAGAAAATAGGCCAGAACCTTAAGTACGACCTTGAGATACTTGCTCAATATAACATTAGTGTAAGAGGTAAGATATTCGACACCATGATTGCGCACTACCTTATCAATCCGGATATGCGCCACGGTATGGATATACTGGCAGAAACCTACCTTAAGTATTCGCCTGTACCTATCGAATCGCTTATCGGTAAAAAAGGCAAGGGACAGAAAACCATGCGCGATGTGGAACTGGAACTTATCAAGGAGTATGCTGTGGAAGACGCCGACATTACACTTCAGCTAAAGGAAATTTTCGCCCCAATGCTGGACGAAACCGATACCCGAAAGCTGTTTGATGACATAGAAATTCCGCTTATGCCGGTACTTGCTTCAATGGAGCAGGAAGGCATTAACCTTGATACAACATATTTAAAAGAACTTTCTACAGCACTATCTGACGATATAAAAAGGCTGGAACAAAAAATATACGAAACTGCCGGAGAGCCTTTTAACCTTGCATCGCCAAAACAACTGGGCGAAGTATTATTCGACAGGCTTAAAATAGGCGGTGCTAAGCAAAAGAAAACCAAAACGGGCCAGTATGCCACCGGCGAGGAAGTACTTTCATACCTGGCACTGGAAAACCCTTTTGTAGCCGAAATTTTAGAATGGAGGCAATTAGTAAAATTACAAAACACTTATGTAGATGCGCTACCGCTTCAGGTGGAAGGCAAAACCGGACGCGTACATACCGATTATATGCAAACGGTTGCCGCTACAGGGCGTTTAAGCTCTAACAACCCTAACTTACAGAACATTCCTATCCGTACGGAAAGAGGAAGACAGATACGTAAAGCATTTATTGCGCGAAATGATGAGTATACTATTGTCTCTGCCGATTACTCGCAGATAGAACTTCGAATTATTGCTGCATTAAGTGGCGACCCCGAAATGGTAAACGCATTTAAGAACGGTGAAGACATTCACGCGTCAACCGCTGCAAAAGTATTTAACGTAGCACTGGAAGAAGTTACCCGCGAACAGCGTAGCCATGCTAAAACCGTAAATTTTGGTATTGTGTATGGTGTTTCTGCTTTCGGGCTAAGCAACCAGACATCATTAAGCCGATCTGAATCGAAAGATCTTATCGATGCTTATTATAAAACCTATCCAAGGCTTAAGCAATATATTAATGAGCAGGTAGAAATTGCCCGCGAACAGGGCTATGTGCAAACCATATCGGGAAGGCGCAGGTATTTAAAAGATATCAACTCGCAAAACCAGGTGGTTCGTGGCGGCGCAGAGCGAAATGCGGTAAACGCACCTATACAGGGAAGTGCAGCCGATATCATTAAAATTGCGATGATTAACATACAGAAAAGGCTGATAAACGAGAACTGGAAGAGTAAAATGTTACTGCAAGTACACGATGAGCTTGTTTTTGACGTTCATAATAGTGAACTGGAGCAAATAAAACCAATGATAAAGCAGGAAATGGAAAGTGCATTTGTACTTGACGTACCTCTTGAAGTAGATTTGGGCGAAGGAAGAAACTGGCTTGAAGCACATTAA
- a CDS encoding D-alanyl-D-alanine carboxypeptidase, protein MMKRTLLSLLTIFIAGPSFAQQADLAKFRKIDSLLTYLNANNKFMGSVAIQEKGKVVFDKAYGFANAENKLAAKPDTKYKIGSVTKIFTAAMIFQLIEEKKLNLNRPLSEFYPKIPNADKITIGHLLNHKSGIANYTDSSDFEIYRTQQQTKKDMLARLESGEPVFDPGIRGEYSNSNYILLGYIIQDITKKSYKENLSKRITGKAGLKNTYYYTKINPKRNEAYSYTFTNGKWDRTEEWHESVAGAAGAIQSTATDLTKFINTLFTGKIVSKSSLDQMMTIDWGFGKGLLAYPFLERKFFGYNGGIESFKSVVSYYPKEEMGFAVLVNGGDYNTNDIILGILSIYYKKPFIFPNLTSVALDESALKVHEGIYSTPSLPFKVDIKLVKGELVAHATNQGSFPLNPVSENEFNYPPAGITITFNAKGFTLRQADGSISQFTKE, encoded by the coding sequence ATTATGAAAAGAACACTTTTAAGCTTACTTACTATTTTTATAGCAGGGCCTTCGTTTGCCCAGCAGGCAGATCTTGCAAAATTCAGGAAGATTGACAGCCTGTTGACCTATTTAAACGCTAATAATAAATTTATGGGGTCGGTGGCTATTCAGGAAAAAGGCAAAGTTGTATTTGACAAAGCCTACGGATTTGCCAATGCCGAAAACAAACTCGCCGCAAAGCCTGATACCAAATACAAAATAGGATCGGTAACGAAGATATTTACCGCTGCCATGATATTTCAGCTTATCGAAGAGAAAAAGCTGAACCTCAATCGTCCACTATCTGAGTTTTACCCGAAAATACCGAATGCCGATAAAATTACTATTGGTCATTTACTGAACCATAAAAGCGGTATTGCCAACTATACCGACAGCTCCGATTTTGAAATCTACCGAACGCAACAGCAAACAAAGAAAGATATGCTGGCGCGACTGGAATCGGGCGAACCGGTTTTTGACCCCGGCATACGAGGAGAATACAGTAACTCTAATTATATTTTACTGGGTTACATCATTCAGGATATTACCAAGAAAAGCTATAAAGAAAACCTAAGCAAAAGGATTACAGGTAAGGCCGGACTTAAGAACACCTACTACTATACAAAAATAAACCCTAAACGAAACGAGGCTTACTCCTATACTTTTACTAACGGTAAATGGGACAGGACAGAAGAATGGCATGAATCTGTAGCAGGAGCAGCCGGTGCTATACAATCTACCGCGACTGACCTTACTAAGTTTATAAACACATTGTTTACAGGTAAAATAGTTAGTAAATCATCCCTCGACCAAATGATGACTATCGACTGGGGATTTGGCAAAGGATTACTGGCTTACCCGTTCCTGGAAAGAAAGTTCTTTGGATACAATGGCGGTATAGAATCGTTTAAATCGGTGGTGAGTTATTATCCGAAAGAGGAAATGGGCTTTGCCGTGCTGGTAAACGGCGGCGATTATAACACCAACGATATTATACTGGGCATACTGAGCATTTACTATAAAAAGCCATTCATCTTTCCTAATCTTACCAGCGTAGCTCTTGACGAAAGCGCTTTAAAAGTTCACGAAGGCATTTACAGTACCCCTTCCCTGCCTTTTAAAGTAGACATAAAATTAGTGAAGGGCGAACTCGTAGCACACGCTACAAACCAAGGATCTTTCCCGCTAAACCCGGTAAGTGAAAATGAATTTAATTATCCTCCTGCGGGTATTACAATAACCTTTAATGCAAAGGGTTTCACCCTGAGGCAGGCAGACGGTTCTATATCTCAGTTTACAAAAGAATAA
- a CDS encoding cation transporter, whose amino-acid sequence MNWIYLIIAGILEIGFTTSMKLSNNFTNYKWVAVFVACIIASFYCINKACQTLPLGTVYAVWTGIGAFGTVIIGMIYFEEPVNFWRIFFISTLVFSIIGLKFLGGEAAQ is encoded by the coding sequence ATGAACTGGATTTATCTTATTATTGCCGGTATACTGGAAATTGGTTTTACAACCAGCATGAAACTGTCTAACAACTTTACCAATTATAAATGGGTTGCTGTATTTGTAGCGTGTATTATAGCCAGTTTTTATTGTATCAATAAAGCCTGCCAGACATTGCCCTTAGGAACGGTGTACGCGGTATGGACAGGTATTGGTGCTTTTGGTACTGTTATTATAGGTATGATTTATTTTGAAGAGCCTGTTAATTTCTGGCGTATCTTTTTTATATCGACGCTGGTGTTTTCTATAATCGGACTGAAATTTTTAGGAGGCGAAGCAGCACAGTAA
- a CDS encoding cyclic nucleotide-binding protein, giving the protein MVNTLNKIRSIYPVSDASLAKLTALFVERDFPRGEIIMKEGRVEKSMFFIETGLVRAYSDLPERQVTFWLGLEGDYVISMRSFINNKPGYETIEVLEDSVLYEVNAEKLISLFETDIELANWSRKLAEHEMLKLEEKFIYRQFKTATEVYTELLERIPSLPNRVALKHIASYLGISQVSLSRIRAKIK; this is encoded by the coding sequence TTGGTAAATACCCTAAATAAAATAAGGTCTATATACCCCGTTAGCGATGCGTCGTTAGCAAAACTCACTGCACTTTTTGTTGAGAGGGATTTTCCGCGTGGCGAAATTATAATGAAAGAGGGCAGGGTTGAAAAATCCATGTTCTTTATAGAAACCGGTCTTGTACGGGCGTATTCAGATCTGCCCGAACGCCAGGTTACTTTCTGGCTTGGGCTTGAAGGTGATTATGTAATTTCTATGCGAAGCTTTATTAATAACAAGCCAGGCTATGAAACCATTGAGGTTTTAGAAGACAGCGTTTTGTATGAAGTTAATGCCGAAAAGTTAATCTCCCTTTTTGAAACCGATATTGAACTTGCTAACTGGAGTCGTAAACTCGCAGAGCACGAAATGCTTAAGCTCGAAGAAAAGTTTATCTATCGACAGTTTAAAACCGCCACCGAAGTATATACCGAACTTCTGGAAAGAATACCGTCTCTGCCTAATAGGGTTGCCTTAAAACACATAGCTTCTTATCTTGGTATCAGTCAGGTTTCTTTAAGCCGTATACGCGCAAAAATAAAATAA